ACGCAAAACTGGACATGCCGTTGCGACCACGATCGTTTCGTCGCAACTTCTGGGTGTGATGGCAAAGAAGTTTGGGGCTCCTTATTATGAGACGCTCACTGGGTTCAAATGGATCGCCAACGAGGCGATGGCACACCCCGATACGCCTTTTGCGTTCGGCTACGAGGAGGCGCTTGGATACACGGTTGGCGAGCTTGTCAGGGATAAAGACGGCGTGAGTGCGGCCAAGATTTTTGCGGAGTTGGCCGTGAGTTGGGCTGACGAAGGTCGCGATGTTTGGGCGCAAATCGAGCGAATCGACCGTGAATTCGGCATATATCTCACAGGACAACGCTCGCTTCATTACGATGAAGAGAATCAAGCGCTGAAAAACTTGAATAACGGGATACGTGCAAACCTTCCATGGACGGTGGCAGGTGTGCCTGTCGACTCGATCACCGACCTCGAGGCCGGAACCCGACAATGGGCTGATGGTAGGGTTGAACAGCTCAATCTACCTAAGAGCGATGTCTTGACGTTTTGGCTCAAAGGCGGGGCGCGTATCATTGTTCGTCCGAGCGGTACCGAGCCTAAAATCAAGTGCTATTACGAGATCGTCGAGCCTGTGGCCGGCGATTATGAAGACGCAAAATCAAACGCTAGAAACACGCTTGAGACGCTCATAGAGAGCCACCAAAAGGAACTTGGGGCTCTCGCGAATTGAGCAAATAGATCGGTTTGATGTGGAATATGAATTCGGTGTGCTTAGGTTGAAACCGTTGGTTGATCTAAGCCCCGGAGTGTCCCATTGAACCAGATGATTCACGTACAAACGCTCGAAGAGCGAAGCCCGTTTAGTCGGCTTCTCACCTTTGTCTTGGCTTTTTTCTTCGGAGTGTGGGGCGTGCACCGTTTCTACACGGGCCGAATTCTCACGGGTCTTCTCTGGTTCTTCACGGGCGGACTACTTGGATTCGGGTGGTTCTTCGACCTAATCGTCATTGCGATTGGCCGGTTTAAAGACGGTCAGGGGCGAATTGTTGGAGAACCCGTCTATTCGTCGCGCCCGATGATCGCTGCACAGCCCATGCGCCGAGAGACGGAGAAAGACGAATGGGGTAGCGCCAAAGAATTCGACTTTGGTGAAGTGGATCGTGACCCGCTTTTGGACAAGTTTGCTGAACTCGAAAAACAAGAGATGGGGCGTTAGATTTTGGGACTCAGGCTTCTCGTTTACGACGATACTTGTAGGGATGGGGCGTGGTTTGGGCTGACGCATTCCTGGATAGCCGGAGACGCTCTTTATAAAGCTCTTGGACGTCTTGACGCGAGTTTCGCCGCCCAAGACTGGGACTCGGCACTCGCCTGGCTCGGGAGCTTCGGCGACCAAGAGATCGATGAAATCCAGTTTTGGGGGCACGGGAAGTGGGGCAGGGCCATGGTTGCCCGAGATGCGTTGAATCTAGACTCGTTAAAGTCGCGGGAGAGCCGCCTTTTGGCGATCAAAGAGCGGATGCATCCCGATTCACTCTGGTGGTTTCGCACATGCGAGACGATTGGCGCTGATGCGGGGCATCGGTTCGCGCGGGAGTGGAGCGAGTTCTTCGAGTGCCCTGTAGCTGGACATACCTTCATCATCGGGCCGTGGCAAAGTGGGCTGCACCTCTTAAAGCCTGGCGAGTCGCCGCATTGGACAGCATGGGAGGGGTTGGCTGAAGGGAGCCCCGACGCGCCGAAAAAATCGCTCTGGTCCACGCCATTTCAGCCACGCACAATTCACTGTTTGCGAAGCAGGGTGCCGTCCGGATGGTAATCGGGCGTGGTGTCAAGAAAAAATTCTTGTCTCGGACTGGAAATCTTCTTTGAGTGCTGCTAGGTTCCGCGCGATTTGGGACAACCTGCTGAATTCGGAAAGCGAAAATGATGAAATTTCAAAGATTTATTGTATTGTTTCTAGCCGGGTCACTGGCACTCACCGCATGTGGTGACGACGAGACCAACCTTGATCCTGTGGTTCGAGTAGATCCTCAACCCACTCCTCCACCAGATAATAACAACCAAGAGCCAGAGCCAGAGCCAGAGCCAGAAACTCTCGTGTTTCAGGCAGTGAGCGTCTTGGATCAAGAGGTTGAGGCCAACGCTGAAGTTGAGCTCAAGGTCGAGCTCGTTGGCAGCCGAACTGGCGCTGGACGCGCTGATGAGACCATTCGATTTACTGTACTTCAAGCACCTACCGCCGCTGTGACGCTCTCGGCATCATCGGTTCAAACCGATGACCTCGGACAAGCAGCCGTGATGTTGCAGGTTGGTGAGGTCGCAGGTCCTATCGTTGTTCGTGCTGCGTACCCAGGC
This Microvenator marinus DNA region includes the following protein-coding sequences:
- a CDS encoding TM2 domain-containing protein, producing MIHVQTLEERSPFSRLLTFVLAFFFGVWGVHRFYTGRILTGLLWFFTGGLLGFGWFFDLIVIAIGRFKDGQGRIVGEPVYSSRPMIAAQPMRRETEKDEWGSAKEFDFGEVDRDPLLDKFAELEKQEMGR
- a CDS encoding DUF4347 domain-containing protein; its protein translation is MGLRLLVYDDTCRDGAWFGLTHSWIAGDALYKALGRLDASFAAQDWDSALAWLGSFGDQEIDEIQFWGHGKWGRAMVARDALNLDSLKSRESRLLAIKERMHPDSLWWFRTCETIGADAGHRFAREWSEFFECPVAGHTFIIGPWQSGLHLLKPGESPHWTAWEGLAEGSPDAPKKSLWSTPFQPRTIHCLRSRVPSGW